A window of Rubricoccus marinus contains these coding sequences:
- a CDS encoding helical backbone metal receptor, producing MAAQRIVSLVPSLTELLADLGLDDEVVGLTRFCVHPADWKARKTIVGGTKNVDPERVRPLAPDVVLASKEENVREQVEAIGTFAPVHLTDIATVDGALDEIRRIGVLVGRAPEAEKWAADIASAFSSLAPEAEPARGHAPPPSTRALYLIWREPWMTVGGDTYISDVMARGGFANVCADQTRYPVLTPEAITALAPDVVMLSSEPYPFAQKHIAELQPLAPEAEIVLVDGEAFSWYGSRMRTAPDALHALRQSLA from the coding sequence ATGGCCGCGCAGCGCATCGTCTCCCTCGTCCCCAGCCTCACCGAACTCCTGGCCGACCTCGGCCTGGACGACGAAGTCGTCGGCCTCACGCGGTTCTGCGTCCACCCCGCAGACTGGAAAGCGCGCAAAACCATCGTTGGCGGAACGAAAAACGTGGACCCCGAGCGGGTGCGGCCTCTGGCGCCGGACGTGGTGCTGGCAAGCAAGGAGGAAAACGTGCGCGAGCAGGTCGAAGCCATCGGGACGTTCGCGCCGGTCCACCTGACTGACATCGCGACCGTAGACGGGGCGCTGGACGAGATCCGCCGCATCGGCGTCCTCGTCGGCCGCGCGCCAGAGGCGGAGAAGTGGGCAGCGGACATCGCGAGCGCGTTCTCCTCTCTCGCGCCAGAAGCCGAGCCAGCGAGAGGCCACGCCCCTCCGCCCTCCACCCGTGCGCTGTACCTCATCTGGCGCGAGCCGTGGATGACGGTCGGCGGCGACACGTACATCTCGGACGTGATGGCGCGCGGCGGCTTCGCCAACGTCTGCGCCGACCAGACGCGCTACCCCGTCCTCACGCCAGAGGCCATCACGGCGCTCGCGCCCGACGTGGTCATGCTCTCTTCCGAGCCTTACCCATTCGCCCAGAAGCACATCGCCGAGCTTCAGCCTCTGGCGCCGGAGGCGGAGATCGTGCTCGTAGACGGCGAGGCGTTCTCGTGGTACGGCAGCCGCATGCGCACCGCGCCCGATGCCCTGCACGCGCTCCGCCAGAGCCTCGCATGA
- a CDS encoding CBS domain-containing protein, producing the protein MSITVSSMLTHKGGGVVSIYPEATVFEAIGRMVEHNVGAIIAADGDDVRGIFTERDYLRQIALEGRTSRETRVEEVMTTDLVTVTPETRVDACLATMTERKIRHLPVLHAGRLVGVVSIGDCVRAQAEAARGEADELKRFVAGGYTG; encoded by the coding sequence ATGTCTATCACGGTCTCCTCCATGCTCACGCACAAAGGCGGCGGGGTTGTCTCCATCTACCCCGAGGCTACGGTGTTCGAAGCCATCGGGCGGATGGTGGAGCACAACGTCGGCGCCATCATCGCGGCCGACGGAGACGACGTGCGGGGCATCTTTACCGAGCGGGATTACCTCCGGCAGATCGCGCTAGAGGGCCGCACGTCTCGCGAGACGCGCGTCGAGGAGGTCATGACGACCGACCTCGTCACCGTTACGCCTGAGACGCGCGTGGACGCCTGCCTCGCGACGATGACCGAGCGGAAGATCCGCCACCTGCCCGTTCTGCACGCCGGGCGCCTCGTCGGCGTGGTCTCCATCGGCGACTGCGTGCGCGCCCAGGCCGAGGCCGCCAGAGGCGAGGCTGATGAGCTCAAGCGCTTCGTCGCGGGCGGGTACACCGGGTAG
- a CDS encoding UDP-N-acetylmuramate--L-alanine ligase yields the protein MRRLEDFADADLRVFARPPLPPPEAIRKVYLIGICGKGMGALAELLAEAGYEVRGSDEAAYPPMSTRLAARGIRVDEGYSAAHISGWADLVVVGNAATPTHPEAAAAREQNVVQASLPETLAHLFLRQRRPAVVAGTHGKTTTTGLLTHVLREAGLDPGFLVGGVMVGEETTSGLGTGEVFAIEGDEYDAAYFDKRPKMILYQPYRAIVTSLEFDHADIYRDWEEYKRAFHAFVALPPPDGLLVLNGEDAEVRKLAKRTWARVRLYGEEGREASGVTFHVAARDLTPVEGGQAFTLVVHGEPVADVRLPMGGRYNALNALAVAAVAIDAGATPEAVARGLGSFGGMKRRQEVIAEEAGVLVVDDFAHHPTAVSATVQGVRERWPGRRVVAVFEPRSNSSRRKAFEAPYAEALATADALFLSTPPLRHNDDPADFLDAEAVASGVGASGTSARAFASADDLLPELVEALRPGDLALVMSNGSFDGLPRRLAAALAPEA from the coding sequence ATGCGCCGCCTCGAAGACTTCGCCGATGCCGACCTCCGCGTCTTCGCGCGGCCCCCGCTCCCGCCGCCAGAGGCCATCCGGAAGGTGTACCTCATCGGCATCTGCGGGAAAGGCATGGGCGCCCTCGCCGAGCTCTTGGCGGAGGCCGGCTACGAGGTGCGCGGAAGCGACGAGGCGGCCTACCCGCCCATGAGCACGCGCTTGGCCGCCAGAGGCATCCGGGTGGACGAAGGCTACAGCGCGGCGCACATCAGCGGCTGGGCGGACCTGGTCGTCGTCGGCAACGCGGCCACGCCGACGCACCCGGAGGCCGCGGCGGCGCGCGAGCAGAACGTCGTGCAGGCGTCGCTGCCCGAAACGCTCGCGCACCTCTTCCTGCGCCAGAGGCGCCCGGCGGTCGTGGCCGGCACGCACGGCAAGACGACCACGACGGGGCTCCTCACGCACGTGCTCCGCGAGGCGGGGCTGGACCCCGGCTTCCTCGTCGGCGGGGTCATGGTGGGCGAGGAGACCACGAGCGGGCTGGGGACGGGCGAGGTGTTCGCCATCGAGGGCGACGAGTACGACGCGGCGTACTTCGACAAGCGCCCCAAGATGATCCTCTACCAGCCGTACCGCGCGATTGTGACGAGCCTGGAGTTCGACCACGCCGACATCTACCGCGACTGGGAGGAGTACAAGCGCGCCTTCCACGCCTTCGTCGCGCTCCCGCCGCCGGACGGCCTGCTCGTCCTCAACGGCGAGGACGCCGAGGTCCGCAAGCTGGCCAAGCGGACGTGGGCGCGCGTGCGGCTCTACGGCGAGGAAGGCCGCGAGGCCTCTGGCGTGACGTTCCACGTCGCCGCGCGGGACCTCACGCCGGTCGAGGGCGGGCAGGCGTTTACACTTGTCGTGCATGGCGAGCCCGTCGCCGACGTGCGCCTGCCGATGGGCGGCCGCTACAACGCGCTCAACGCCCTGGCCGTCGCGGCCGTCGCGATCGACGCCGGCGCGACGCCAGAGGCCGTGGCGCGCGGGCTGGGATCGTTTGGCGGCATGAAGCGGCGGCAGGAGGTCATCGCCGAGGAAGCGGGCGTGCTCGTCGTGGACGACTTCGCGCACCACCCAACGGCCGTCAGCGCGACGGTCCAGGGCGTGCGCGAGCGGTGGCCGGGGCGCCGCGTCGTCGCCGTCTTCGAGCCGCGCAGCAACTCCTCGCGCCGCAAGGCCTTCGAGGCTCCGTACGCCGAGGCCCTCGCGACGGCCGACGCGCTGTTCCTCTCCACGCCGCCACTCCGCCACAACGACGACCCCGCGGATTTCCTCGACGCCGAAGCGGTCGCCTCTGGCGTCGGCGCCAGCGGCACCTCGGCGCGCGCCTTCGCCAGCGCCGACGACCTCCTGCCGGAGCTAGTAGAAGCGTTGCGTCCCGGCGACCTCGCGCTCGTCATGTCCAACGGCTCCTTTGACGGCCTCCCGCGCCGCCTGGCCGCGGCGCTCGCGCCAGAGGCCTGA
- a CDS encoding CNNM domain-containing protein → MLLFLVPGGAVGTGSGSLTLLILYIALAIGVSFLCSVLEAVLLSVSPAYIGNLSATKPKAAERLKGLKADVERPLAAILSLNTVAHTIGAAGAGAEAAAYFGNEAIGIFSAVLTLGILVLSEIIPKTLGAVYWRGLAPLVSRVLPWLIWITIPLVWLSQGITKLIARGEKEGSVSREEIAALAQIGHEEGVFDKSESRILASLLRFNELKARDVMTPRTVTVAFDESTPLATVAEQKTFSRLPLYTGSMDNVTGYVLRDEVLAAVAGGEGEVPASSLRRDVLSVAHDLPLPQVFEQLLDRQEHLAVVVGEYGGTAGVVTVEDVIETLLDVEIVDEVDTDHDMQAAARERWESRARKLGLSPEAAEKASKQVASEKKAVVELGLTGGVPPVDEA, encoded by the coding sequence ATGCTCCTGTTCCTCGTCCCCGGCGGCGCCGTCGGTACCGGCTCCGGCTCGCTGACCCTGCTCATCCTCTACATCGCGCTCGCCATCGGCGTGAGCTTTCTGTGCTCGGTCCTGGAGGCCGTGCTGCTGAGCGTGAGCCCGGCCTACATCGGCAACCTCTCGGCGACGAAGCCCAAGGCCGCCGAGCGCCTCAAGGGCCTCAAGGCCGACGTGGAGCGGCCTCTGGCGGCGATCCTGAGCCTTAACACGGTCGCGCACACGATCGGCGCGGCCGGCGCCGGCGCCGAGGCGGCGGCCTACTTCGGCAACGAGGCCATCGGCATCTTCTCCGCCGTCCTCACGCTGGGCATCCTCGTGCTCTCGGAGATCATCCCCAAGACGCTCGGCGCAGTCTACTGGCGCGGCCTCGCGCCGCTGGTCAGCCGCGTGCTGCCGTGGCTGATCTGGATCACGATCCCGCTCGTGTGGCTCTCGCAGGGCATCACCAAGCTCATCGCCAGAGGCGAGAAGGAGGGCTCGGTCTCGCGCGAGGAGATCGCCGCGCTCGCGCAGATCGGGCACGAAGAGGGCGTCTTCGACAAGTCCGAGAGCCGCATCCTCGCCAGCCTCTTGCGCTTTAACGAGCTCAAAGCGCGCGACGTGATGACGCCGCGGACCGTCACGGTCGCCTTCGACGAGAGCACGCCTCTGGCGACCGTCGCGGAGCAGAAGACGTTTTCGCGGCTGCCGCTCTACACCGGCTCGATGGACAACGTCACCGGCTACGTCCTCCGCGACGAGGTCCTCGCGGCCGTCGCCGGAGGCGAGGGCGAGGTGCCGGCCTCGTCGCTCCGCCGCGACGTGCTCTCGGTCGCGCACGACCTCCCGCTGCCGCAGGTCTTCGAGCAACTCCTGGACCGCCAGGAGCACCTCGCCGTCGTCGTCGGCGAGTACGGCGGGACGGCCGGCGTGGTCACCGTCGAGGACGTGATCGAGACGCTGCTCGATGTGGAGATCGTCGACGAGGTGGACACCGACCACGACATGCAGGCCGCCGCTCGCGAGCGCTGGGAGTCCCGCGCGCGCAAGCTGGGCCTCTCGCCAGAGGCCGCGGAGAAGGCCTCCAAGCAGGTCGCAAGCGAGAAAAAAGCCGTCGTGGAGCTGGGCCTCACCGGCGGCGTTCCGCCGGTGGACGAGGCGTAG
- a CDS encoding DUF7619 domain-containing protein, which yields MTRAFCFALALLAGAFASGADAQTCTTSWTAASGAWSGDANWSNGAPGASDTACITRNGTYTVTLDRDQALAGLVVGGGSGQQTLVLDRTFTSLGGGTIGARGRVEIGTSGLRDITGTLTVEGTLVHRNGSGLLTQGGTVDVASGGTLRVRTGINSVSMGSFSADDPSRIIVRGTLLFDAEGETPRGVNVRSGLDLAGGTIAVTAGRVDFSTGGTWTGGTFDVPEGGYLWFTSGAYEVTGTLGGSPAGQVQFSSGVTLSAGVGGATFDVGGAGIEVSPGSGRTTYLRSAGGTFINKGRLTAQGNGLWLNNATLRNEGRMTIRTGMRLEEAATLNNQASGRIELANGGGISGGVAGGAVRGTGRIEAASGGRASITVPSFLDGATVAVTDAERLQLSGGSLRDVTFEVSEGSSLWLTSSNGGGVGGAFEVGGTLAGDIAGELLLTSGGTFVAVADGVTLDVGGTGLTVSPGSGQTAFFRSAGGAFLNTGLLTADGNGLWLDGTTLLNEARFDASTNVRLLSGAQIVNARGATFRFVDGGGITPGEGSGRVVNRGDLISTLDQRTSARSTISVPVDVENASVSAEAADLFFQGGGTWEDAVVAVAEDLDLWMYSSEFTLVGTFSGSSEGALLFTSGGTFTSGAGTTTLDVGGNGIVFTPGSGQATFLQGAFTNTGRATISNNGLWMQGASLLNEGELIVRTTLRLNEGATARNTGTAIFAGGGSIRGDASGGTFTNEFLVLKTEGSSTSFGGYLRSAPGSELRTLNGRLFLSDENPANYGAGVRLTLAAQDSASIYTTQFLQGTFSPGVPGAEIVAVNHDGNLRLSDSEGDARLVIDVGPDGTGDLINTEQTVTLGGTLVVRVQDGYTPTAGESWTIIRDLRNNLTQGDFSSIEVIGGPPEVTFVVDASNPGAVVLRAASGVAVSAPVAEVREGGAPVAFLLSHPRFDTPFTIEYELDGQATLFEDYTLSVSRGTIRALPNTTETAVTLFPRRDARTTEGPEAVVFRVVDGGDATPLPGFAEAGVVITDGPSVDALTLDGVAPARGANTGTVTPTVFGSGFSDAATVRLQRGGASVTASFVSAATGGAGVSAEFDVAGLAPGAYDVVVEEGGEAATLAGAFEIVEVPRRVEVWADIAGTSAPRSGRWSTYTLFLGNDSDADIYDVGLVLRITPDTEYRFLEGVNDLTGLPASEQEPSLTAVGQSQVVPMWFKKLPARSTGSFRVQLKNVAPLGIGDGMGIAYELYPPEALNPVTWSGDFDGEDIPYNYGLLWGGFGVFSEIEFTPESGELPDFLASGESSTALIRNRGPNPRWDRDKPISDYTDDQIFDEYDTAGRFNSYYNTDIQPSEQTSVDNLGGFLISPLFQEAAIAAGYSTAAIAAIIAGGITAMWTVRAYGLKSRQILCDRDILPPEECGPNPPNGPPGSPPGSPPGGGGSGGPAGPNGGPGGGIGGGKLGGSFDPNDKLGPVGAGGQRFYDPARATTPYTIRFENIDTATFPAQEVVVVDTLDASVFDLSTFSLGPIRWGTSGVVIPPPGAQAFEAEVDLSPGLQATLLITAGLDPTTGRATWRFTTLDPSTGDLPEDGTVGFLPPNTTQPEGEGSVTFSVRTHPALPTGTAVSNGAEIVFDVNAPIVTPVWTNTVDTTAPMTSADPLGAVVESPVRITASGDDSGSGVNIYALYASQDGGDFLQIAVSEAPEFEVELEPGSTYGFYTLGIDFVGNIEGAKTEAEATTMIAVAGEETPTGPLALTLEAPRPNPARGLVRLRFGVPTSTAVSMRVLDALGREVATLASGESAAGWHAAEWSPSVASGVYVVELRAGDEVRHQRLTVVR from the coding sequence ATGACTCGCGCTTTCTGCTTCGCCCTCGCGCTGCTCGCCGGCGCCTTCGCCTCGGGCGCCGACGCTCAAACCTGCACCACCTCGTGGACCGCCGCCTCTGGCGCGTGGTCTGGGGACGCCAACTGGAGCAACGGCGCGCCAGGCGCCTCGGACACGGCCTGCATCACGCGGAACGGGACGTACACCGTCACGCTAGACCGCGATCAGGCCCTCGCCGGGCTCGTCGTCGGGGGCGGCAGCGGTCAGCAGACGCTGGTCTTGGACCGGACGTTCACGTCGCTCGGCGGCGGCACCATCGGCGCCAGAGGCCGCGTTGAGATCGGCACGTCAGGCCTGCGCGACATCACCGGCACGCTCACCGTGGAGGGCACGCTTGTCCACCGCAACGGCTCGGGGCTCCTCACGCAAGGCGGGACCGTGGACGTGGCCTCTGGCGGCACGCTCCGCGTCCGCACCGGCATCAACTCGGTGTCCATGGGCTCCTTTTCGGCGGACGACCCCTCGCGGATCATCGTCCGAGGGACGCTGCTCTTCGACGCGGAGGGCGAGACGCCACGCGGCGTGAACGTCCGGAGCGGCCTGGACCTCGCGGGCGGAACGATCGCCGTGACCGCCGGCCGCGTGGACTTCTCGACAGGAGGAACGTGGACCGGCGGCACGTTCGACGTGCCCGAAGGGGGCTACCTGTGGTTTACGAGCGGGGCCTATGAGGTCACCGGGACGCTTGGAGGCAGCCCCGCCGGACAGGTCCAGTTCAGCAGCGGCGTCACCCTCTCAGCAGGCGTGGGCGGCGCCACGTTCGACGTGGGCGGTGCGGGAATCGAGGTCTCGCCTGGCAGTGGCAGAACCACGTACTTGCGCAGCGCGGGCGGCACGTTCATCAACAAAGGGCGGCTCACGGCGCAGGGCAACGGCCTCTGGCTCAACAACGCGACGCTTCGCAACGAGGGCCGGATGACCATCCGGACGGGGATGCGGCTGGAAGAAGCCGCGACGCTGAACAACCAGGCCTCTGGCCGGATCGAACTGGCGAACGGGGGAGGGATCTCGGGTGGCGTGGCCGGCGGCGCAGTCCGGGGGACCGGGCGGATCGAGGCCGCGTCGGGAGGGCGGGCTTCTATCACTGTGCCCTCGTTTCTCGACGGGGCGACCGTAGCCGTCACCGACGCGGAACGCCTGCAACTGAGCGGCGGCTCGCTCCGCGATGTCACGTTCGAGGTGAGCGAGGGCAGCTCGCTCTGGCTCACGTCCAGCAACGGGGGAGGCGTCGGCGGCGCGTTCGAGGTGGGCGGCACCCTCGCGGGCGACATCGCGGGCGAACTCCTGCTCACCTCTGGCGGCACGTTCGTGGCGGTCGCGGACGGCGTCACCCTGGACGTAGGAGGAACGGGCCTCACGGTTTCGCCTGGCAGCGGGCAGACCGCGTTCTTCCGGAGCGCGGGCGGCGCGTTCCTCAACACGGGCCTCCTCACGGCGGATGGCAACGGCCTCTGGCTGGACGGCACCACGCTCCTCAACGAGGCACGGTTCGACGCCAGCACCAACGTCCGGCTGCTTTCCGGCGCGCAGATCGTCAACGCCAGAGGCGCCACGTTCCGATTTGTAGACGGCGGCGGCATCACGCCGGGTGAGGGCAGCGGCCGGGTCGTCAACCGCGGAGACCTGATCAGCACTCTCGATCAGCGCACGTCGGCGCGGTCAACGATCTCTGTTCCCGTTGACGTAGAAAACGCCAGCGTATCAGCAGAGGCCGCGGACCTCTTCTTCCAGGGCGGCGGCACGTGGGAGGACGCCGTCGTAGCGGTGGCAGAAGACCTCGACCTGTGGATGTACAGCTCGGAGTTCACCCTCGTGGGTACGTTCTCCGGCAGCTCCGAGGGAGCGTTGCTGTTCACCTCGGGCGGCACGTTTACCTCGGGGGCGGGCACTACCACCCTGGACGTGGGCGGTAACGGCATCGTGTTTACGCCAGGCAGCGGGCAAGCCACGTTCCTCCAGGGCGCGTTCACCAACACCGGCCGCGCGACCATATCGAACAACGGGCTCTGGATGCAGGGCGCGAGCCTGCTCAACGAGGGGGAACTGATCGTCCGTACGACGCTTCGGTTGAACGAGGGCGCAACCGCGCGCAACACCGGCACGGCCATCTTCGCCGGCGGCGGCAGCATCAGAGGAGACGCCTCTGGCGGCACGTTTACCAACGAGTTCCTCGTACTCAAGACAGAAGGCAGCAGCACAAGCTTTGGCGGCTACCTACGGAGCGCGCCCGGCTCCGAACTGCGGACGCTCAACGGGCGCCTCTTCCTCAGCGACGAGAACCCGGCCAACTACGGAGCGGGCGTGCGGCTCACCCTCGCAGCGCAGGACAGCGCGAGCATTTATACCACCCAGTTTCTCCAAGGCACCTTCAGTCCCGGTGTCCCCGGCGCCGAGATCGTCGCCGTCAACCACGACGGGAACCTCCGCCTGAGCGATTCTGAAGGCGACGCCCGTCTTGTGATCGACGTGGGGCCGGACGGGACCGGCGACCTCATCAACACCGAGCAGACGGTCACGCTCGGCGGCACGCTCGTCGTGCGTGTGCAGGACGGATACACGCCCACCGCGGGCGAGTCGTGGACCATCATCCGCGATCTTCGCAACAACCTGACGCAGGGCGACTTCTCCTCCATCGAGGTAATCGGCGGGCCGCCAGAGGTCACGTTTGTGGTGGACGCGTCAAATCCTGGCGCCGTGGTTCTGCGGGCGGCCTCTGGCGTGGCGGTGAGCGCGCCGGTGGCGGAGGTACGTGAGGGGGGGGCGCCGGTCGCGTTCCTCCTCTCGCACCCCCGCTTCGACACCCCGTTTACGATCGAGTACGAACTGGATGGGCAGGCCACGCTGTTTGAGGACTACACGCTCTCCGTCTCGCGCGGCACCATCCGCGCGCTGCCCAACACGACCGAGACGGCCGTGACGCTCTTCCCCCGCCGCGACGCGCGCACGACGGAGGGGCCGGAGGCTGTGGTCTTCCGCGTCGTGGACGGCGGCGATGCGACTCCCCTCCCGGGCTTCGCCGAGGCTGGCGTCGTCATCACCGACGGGCCGTCGGTGGACGCGCTCACGCTCGACGGCGTCGCCCCCGCCAGAGGCGCCAACACGGGGACGGTCACCCCGACCGTCTTCGGCTCTGGCTTCAGCGACGCGGCGACGGTCCGGCTGCAGCGCGGCGGCGCGTCCGTCACGGCCTCCTTCGTCTCGGCGGCGACGGGCGGGGCGGGCGTCAGCGCCGAGTTCGACGTGGCAGGCCTTGCGCCCGGTGCCTACGACGTGGTTGTGGAGGAGGGCGGCGAGGCCGCTACGCTCGCGGGCGCCTTCGAGATCGTCGAGGTCCCTCGCCGCGTGGAGGTTTGGGCGGACATCGCTGGGACCTCGGCCCCGCGCAGCGGCCGTTGGAGCACCTACACCCTATTCCTCGGCAACGATTCCGACGCCGACATTTACGACGTGGGTCTCGTCCTCCGCATCACGCCGGACACCGAGTACCGCTTCCTGGAGGGGGTCAACGATCTCACCGGCCTCCCCGCGAGTGAGCAGGAGCCCTCGCTGACGGCCGTGGGCCAGTCGCAAGTGGTTCCGATGTGGTTCAAGAAGCTCCCTGCGCGCTCCACGGGGTCGTTCCGCGTCCAACTCAAGAACGTCGCCCCGCTCGGGATCGGCGACGGCATGGGCATCGCCTACGAGCTCTACCCGCCAGAGGCCCTCAACCCGGTCACGTGGAGCGGGGACTTCGACGGCGAGGACATCCCGTACAATTACGGGCTGCTCTGGGGCGGATTCGGAGTGTTCTCCGAGATCGAGTTCACGCCCGAGAGCGGGGAACTCCCGGACTTCCTGGCCTCTGGCGAAAGCAGCACGGCTCTGATACGCAACAGAGGCCCGAACCCGCGGTGGGACCGCGACAAGCCGATCTCGGACTACACCGACGACCAGATCTTCGACGAGTACGACACCGCCGGCCGGTTCAACTCTTATTACAACACAGACATCCAGCCGAGCGAGCAGACGAGCGTCGACAACCTGGGAGGATTTCTGATTAGCCCCCTGTTCCAAGAGGCGGCCATTGCAGCGGGCTACAGCACCGCGGCCATCGCGGCCATCATCGCAGGTGGCATCACCGCGATGTGGACGGTTCGGGCGTATGGACTGAAGTCTCGCCAGATCCTCTGCGACCGCGATATCCTCCCGCCAGAGGAGTGCGGGCCGAACCCGCCAAACGGTCCGCCCGGCAGCCCACCTGGCAGCCCACCCGGCGGCGGCGGATCCGGCGGCCCGGCCGGCCCCAACGGCGGCCCGGGTGGCGGCATCGGCGGCGGCAAGCTAGGCGGCTCGTTTGACCCCAACGACAAGCTCGGCCCCGTCGGCGCAGGCGGGCAGCGGTTCTACGATCCCGCTCGCGCCACGACGCCGTACACCATCCGCTTCGAGAACATCGACACCGCCACCTTCCCCGCCCAGGAAGTCGTGGTTGTGGACACCCTCGATGCAAGCGTTTTCGACCTTTCCACCTTCTCGCTCGGGCCCATTCGCTGGGGCACCTCTGGCGTCGTCATCCCGCCGCCGGGCGCTCAGGCTTTCGAGGCCGAGGTCGATCTCTCCCCGGGGCTGCAGGCCACGCTGCTTATCACTGCCGGGCTCGATCCCACGACGGGCCGCGCGACGTGGCGCTTCACCACGCTTGACCCATCCACAGGCGACCTTCCTGAGGACGGCACGGTCGGGTTCCTCCCGCCCAATACCACCCAGCCGGAGGGGGAAGGGAGCGTGACGTTCTCTGTGCGCACCCACCCTGCGCTTCCAACGGGGACAGCAGTCTCCAACGGGGCCGAGATCGTCTTTGATGTCAACGCGCCCATCGTAACGCCAGTGTGGACGAACACCGTGGACACCACCGCGCCGATGACGAGCGCGGACCCGCTGGGCGCAGTGGTGGAGAGTCCGGTCCGGATCACGGCCTCTGGCGATGACTCCGGCAGCGGGGTCAACATCTACGCGCTTTACGCCTCGCAGGACGGCGGGGACTTCCTGCAGATAGCGGTCTCCGAGGCCCCGGAGTTCGAGGTGGAACTGGAGCCCGGAAGCACGTACGGGTTCTACACGCTAGGCATCGACTTCGTGGGCAACATCGAAGGCGCGAAGACCGAGGCCGAGGCGACGACGATGATCGCCGTTGCAGGCGAAGAGACCCCCACCGGGCCTCTGGCGCTGACGCTGGAGGCGCCACGCCCCAACCCCGCCAGAGGCCTCGTGCGGCTCCGCTTTGGCGTGCCAACGAGCACAGCCGTGAGCATGCGCGTGCTGGACGCGCTTGGCCGTGAGGTGGCCACGCTGGCCTCGGGCGAGAGCGCGGCGGGATGGCACGCGGCGGAGTGGTCGCCGTCGGTGGCCTCGGGTGTGTACGTGGTGGAGCTCCGAGCGGGCGACGAGGTGCGGCACCAGCGCCTGACGGTCGTGCGGTGA